A genomic stretch from Maledivibacter sp. includes:
- a CDS encoding sigma 54-interacting transcriptional regulator yields the protein MKRKLFQYIVQNILPHIEEGIHVIDENGKTIIYNGAMADIEGLEASQVIGNHLLKVFPSLNEDTSTLLKALSTGRTLKEYKQSYLNLKGKKISTINTTLPIIEGEKIIGAIEIAKNITKVSHLSEQIIKLRQRLIEPDEGQNKIKSFYTFDNIIGKDKELLKAIGFAKRACKTTSSVLIYGETGTGKELFAQSIHYGSGRRDKPFIAQNCAALPETLLEGILFGTSKGGFTGAIDRPGLFEQANGGTLFLDETNSMSLPLQAKLLRVLQESYIRRVGGTKDIPVDVRIIAAINEDPIRAIERNHIRKDLYYRINVISVKIPPLNKRKEDIPVLIDHFIRYYNEKLNKDVWMISEDLLEFFLNYSWPGNVRELQNFIESAMNMVMDEHVIKKEHIPSYVEELMLQNSSLNMEDEHSNRVKDISNLNDYLEDVEKNIIQSYLNKNKYNITRAAKALGISRQNLQYKIKKFGLEP from the coding sequence TTGAAAAGAAAATTATTTCAGTATATAGTGCAAAATATTTTGCCCCATATCGAAGAGGGTATTCATGTAATAGACGAAAATGGAAAAACAATAATATATAATGGAGCTATGGCTGATATCGAAGGATTAGAAGCAAGTCAGGTAATAGGGAATCACCTCCTTAAGGTGTTTCCAAGCCTTAATGAAGATACCAGTACACTATTGAAGGCTCTGAGTACCGGTAGAACATTAAAGGAATATAAGCAAAGCTATTTAAACCTAAAGGGTAAAAAAATCTCTACAATCAATACAACTCTTCCAATTATTGAAGGGGAAAAGATTATTGGTGCAATAGAAATAGCTAAAAATATTACTAAGGTAAGTCATCTTTCTGAACAAATTATCAAGCTTCGGCAAAGGCTTATTGAGCCAGATGAAGGACAGAACAAGATTAAAAGCTTTTATACCTTTGATAATATTATTGGAAAGGATAAGGAGTTACTTAAGGCCATTGGCTTTGCAAAAAGGGCCTGTAAAACTACCTCAAGTGTATTGATATATGGGGAAACGGGAACTGGAAAAGAGTTATTTGCCCAAAGTATACACTATGGAAGTGGAAGAAGGGACAAGCCCTTTATTGCACAAAATTGTGCTGCACTGCCAGAAACCCTACTTGAGGGAATTCTTTTTGGAACTAGCAAGGGGGGCTTTACGGGAGCTATAGATAGACCTGGGTTATTTGAGCAAGCAAACGGAGGAACGCTGTTTTTGGATGAGACTAATTCAATGAGTCTGCCCCTACAGGCAAAGCTCCTAAGGGTTCTTCAAGAGAGCTATATTAGAAGAGTGGGTGGAACCAAGGACATACCCGTGGATGTAAGGATAATTGCTGCCATAAATGAAGACCCTATAAGGGCCATTGAGCGAAACCATATTAGAAAAGACCTGTACTATAGAATAAATGTAATAAGTGTAAAAATACCGCCATTGAATAAAAGAAAAGAAGATATACCAGTACTTATAGATCATTTCATTAGGTATTATAATGAGAAGTTAAATAAGGATGTGTGGATGATATCCGAGGATTTGCTTGAATTTTTTTTGAATTACTCTTGGCCTGGAAATGTTAGGGAATTACAAAATTTTATTGAGTCAGCCATGAACATGGTTATGGATGAGCATGTAATAAAGAAGGAACATATCCCATCCTATGTTGAAGAATTAATGTTGCAAAATTCATCTCTAAATATGGAGGATGAACATAGTAATAGGGTTAAGGATATAAGCAATCTTAATGATTATCTGGAAGATGTAGAAAAAAATATAATCCAGAGCTATCTAAATAAAAATAAATATAATATTACTAGGGCCGCCAAGGCACTTGGAATATCTAGACAAAATTTACAGTACAAGATAAAGAAATTTGGACTAGAACCATAG
- a CDS encoding SoxR reducing system RseC family protein — MKREGKVIGVNKENATVKLMRHAACGDCGACHMGEEKMNMQIEAINTAGADIGDKVVVDMETQDVLTAAFIAYGMPLIMLVIGIAGGKFIFEMMKIQKNIELLSFGMGLVLMGITFFRIRKNENKFKESKKYISKIIDIIE, encoded by the coding sequence ATGAAAAGAGAAGGGAAAGTAATAGGTGTAAATAAAGAAAATGCAACTGTTAAGCTAATGAGACATGCTGCATGTGGAGATTGTGGTGCCTGCCACATGGGTGAAGAGAAAATGAACATGCAGATAGAAGCCATAAATACAGCAGGAGCTGATATAGGAGATAAAGTAGTCGTTGATATGGAAACCCAAGATGTACTTACAGCTGCGTTTATAGCATATGGTATGCCCCTAATTATGTTGGTTATTGGTATAGCTGGAGGGAAATTTATATTTGAGATGATGAAGATTCAAAAAAACATAGAACTGCTTTCATTTGGTATGGGTTTAGTACTCATGGGCATCACATTTTTTAGAATTAGAAAAAATGAAAATAAGTTTAAGGAAAGCAAAAAATATATATCTAAAATAATTGATATCATTGAATAA
- the ord gene encoding 2,4-diaminopentanoate dehydrogenase gives MENVKVVIWGFGAMGSGMARMLLNKKGVEIVGICDRNKARVGKDMYEYLGVERGDRKPVIINSNIEEVVTKGCCDVCLTATDSFTKKAFPRLKYCLEQKVNVISTAEEMAYPQAQEPELAAELDRIAKENGVTILGTGINPGLIMDLLVICLTGCMTDVEHIEAKRVNSLSPFGHTVMEEQGVGMKVDEFNRRCEDGTMAGHVGFSESVQMIGDAIGWRVEKFEQQMKPIVTSVDRKSPHGFAAAGDVAGVNMTGQGYVDGEVKIDMIHPQQIEPEMEGTFTGDYITIKGTPEVNMSIKPEVEGGLGTIAMCVNMIPHVINASKGLKTMIDLPVPRAIMGDMRELIEK, from the coding sequence ATGGAAAATGTTAAAGTGGTAATCTGGGGATTTGGTGCAATGGGTAGCGGAATGGCTAGAATGTTGCTTAATAAAAAAGGCGTAGAAATCGTTGGCATATGTGATAGAAACAAAGCTAGAGTTGGGAAGGATATGTATGAGTATTTAGGTGTAGAAAGAGGGGATAGAAAGCCTGTTATAATCAATTCAAATATCGAAGAAGTAGTAACTAAAGGATGTTGTGATGTTTGCTTGACTGCAACTGACTCCTTTACTAAAAAGGCTTTTCCTAGATTAAAATATTGTCTAGAGCAAAAAGTGAATGTTATTTCAACAGCTGAAGAAATGGCCTATCCACAGGCTCAAGAACCTGAATTAGCTGCTGAGTTAGATAGAATAGCCAAGGAAAATGGAGTGACTATATTAGGTACGGGAATCAATCCGGGACTAATAATGGATTTACTGGTTATTTGCTTGACAGGTTGTATGACTGATGTAGAACATATTGAAGCTAAAAGAGTAAATAGCTTATCCCCATTTGGCCATACTGTTATGGAAGAGCAAGGTGTGGGGATGAAGGTTGATGAGTTCAATAGACGCTGTGAAGATGGAACTATGGCAGGTCACGTTGGATTTTCTGAGTCCGTACAGATGATTGGAGATGCAATTGGTTGGAGGGTTGAAAAGTTTGAGCAGCAAATGAAGCCCATAGTTACTTCTGTAGATAGAAAGTCACCCCATGGATTTGCAGCTGCTGGAGATGTTGCAGGGGTCAACATGACTGGACAAGGCTATGTAGATGGCGAAGTTAAGATTGATATGATCCATCCTCAACAAATTGAACCAGAGATGGAGGGAACTTTTACTGGAGACTATATCACTATAAAGGGAACTCCAGAGGTAAACATGTCAATTAAACCCGAAGTAGAGGGTGGCCTTGGCACAATAGCAATGTGTGTCAACATGATTCCCCATGTGATAAATGCATCTAAAGGGCTTAAGACGATGATAGACCTACCTGTACCAAGGGCAATAATGGGAGATATGAGAGAGCTTATAGAAAAATAA
- a CDS encoding metal-sensitive transcriptional regulator, whose translation MNSYSHEKEALLKRLKRVEGQVKGIQKMIEEDRYCNDILIQIAAVRSAINKVGGLILENHLKGCIKTSLANNPEEEVIDELINTMVKFIK comes from the coding sequence ATGAACTCGTATTCCCATGAAAAAGAAGCTTTATTAAAGAGACTAAAGAGGGTTGAAGGACAGGTAAAGGGAATTCAAAAGATGATAGAAGAAGATAGGTACTGTAACGATATCTTGATTCAAATAGCCGCAGTTAGATCGGCAATAAATAAAGTGGGTGGCTTGATTTTAGAAAATCATCTTAAGGGTTGTATAAAGACTTCCCTAGCCAATAATCCTGAAGAAGAAGTGATAGATGAATTAATTAATACAATGGTTAAATTTATAAAATAA
- the ortA gene encoding 2-amino-4-oxopentanoate thiolase subunit OrtA, with protein MKAKKGDWVNIYNIVLGPEQRAPQVPDDTKKVPLETWVKGFIEHDGEIGDRVEIKTMTGRKVTGELVEINPSYTHSFGNTVPEVFKIGLQLKEILFGGEDHE; from the coding sequence ATGAAAGCAAAAAAAGGCGATTGGGTCAATATATATAATATAGTCTTGGGGCCTGAGCAAAGAGCCCCTCAAGTTCCTGATGATACTAAGAAAGTACCCCTAGAGACATGGGTAAAGGGATTTATAGAGCATGATGGTGAGATCGGTGATAGGGTAGAAATCAAAACTATGACGGGTAGAAAAGTTACTGGAGAGCTTGTGGAAATTAACCCATCCTATACCCATTCCTTCGGTAATACTGTACCAGAAGTCTTTAAGATAGGCCTTCAATTAAAGGAAATACTATTTGGAGGTGAAGACCATGAATAA